The DNA region TGAAGCGGTAGTTCTTGGTGGCGTGCGGGCCGCCGACGATCTTGCAGGGAGCACTGGTGCGCCGCAGGATCTCGGTCATGGCCCAGGCGCGATAGGTGACGACCGACAGGCCGAGCACGTCAGGGGCAAAGGTTTCGATCTGCTCAATCGTCTCATCCAGAGACAGGCCCAGGCTGGCGGCGTCGAGCACGTTGACTTCATAGCGGTCTGCCGGAATGTTGGCAGCCAGACTCAGCACGCCGAGAGGCATGTATTTGACAGCTTTGTTCTTGTAAAACTTGGCGGTCACGCGGTCGAGCACTTCTCCCTCGTAGGGCATGACAACCAGCATGATTTTTTCTCTGTTCATGGTCAGATGACTCCCGATGAATATGCATGGTCTGCAAACAGTGCGTCTGGGCGGGCGTGCTGTCTTGACGCTCCGGCTCATTGGCTTCCAGCGAGTCTATGCAATTTAACTGTGAAATCTACATGCCATAGAGGCAGTAGGCAATGGATAGCTTCCTCACTGGTCTGTTTATATCGGTTGCTGTGGTTCTGGCTGAAGGTTTTCGCCGATGAATTCATCCCATGAAAAAAAATATCATCACAACCCTAAAGGTTTTCGGATTGCTGTCGATGAAGTAGACGAGTAAGTGACAAGATGGTGGCGGATGAAGGCTGGGCAAGCCTGTCCGCTTTGGCGGACTTAATATGAAAGAGAATGGAGGCCTGTCATGGCTATCTATGTAAATACCAACATTGCCTCGCTCAATGCGCAGCGCAATTTGTCCCATTCGACAGACTCGCTGAAAACTTCTCTGCAACGTCTGTCTTCTGGTCTGCGCATCAATAGCGCGGCTGATGATCCTGCCGGCATGGCGATTTCGCAAACCATGACCTTGCAGATCAACGGTAACAACCAGGGTATCCGCAACGCGAGTGACGGTATCTCGCTGGCGCAGACGGCTGAAGGTGCGCTGGGCCAGATCCAGAACAACCTGCAGACCATCCGTCAGATTGCGGTGCAGGCCGCCAACGGTACGATTTCCGATACCAACCGTTCGCAGCTGCAAAAGCAGGTCGACCAGCTGACGCAGGAAATCTCGCGTATCGTGCAAACCACCAACTTCAACGGCACGGTGCTGTTGTCCGGTGGTGCCAACATTACCTTCCAGGTGGGGGCATCCGGTGTGGCCTCCAACCAGGTGGTGGCCAGCGGTCTGGACCTGACCTCGGGCGTGTCGAGCTACGCAACCTCGCTGACGGCAACCGGTACGATCGATATCACCACCTCTGCCAAGGCTTCTGCCGTGCTGTCGGCGCTGGATACGGACATCAACACCGTATCGAACGACCGCTCGCAGCTGGGTGCCATCCAGAACCGCTTCCAGGCGGTGGTGGCCAACATGCAGAACTATGTACAGAACTTGTCCGATTCGCGCAGCCGTATCGTGGACACTGACTTCGCGGCTGAAACCGCGAACCTGACGCAGAACCAGATTCTGCAACAGGCCGGTACCGCGATTCTGAGCCAGGCCAACCAGGTGCCGCAGGCTGCCCTGACCCTGCTGAAGGGCTAAGCGGTTATTTCGTACCTTTGGTCTTGAAGCCCCGCCCTGGCGGGGCTTTTTCATTGAATCTGCAAGAAAGTGCGTGTTGAAACTAAAGATTATCGATCGGCTGCCGATAAGTAAGTCATGGGCGGAAGCAAAGAC from Paludibacterium sp. B53371 includes:
- a CDS encoding flagellin, whose amino-acid sequence is MAIYVNTNIASLNAQRNLSHSTDSLKTSLQRLSSGLRINSAADDPAGMAISQTMTLQINGNNQGIRNASDGISLAQTAEGALGQIQNNLQTIRQIAVQAANGTISDTNRSQLQKQVDQLTQEISRIVQTTNFNGTVLLSGGANITFQVGASGVASNQVVASGLDLTSGVSSYATSLTATGTIDITTSAKASAVLSALDTDINTVSNDRSQLGAIQNRFQAVVANMQNYVQNLSDSRSRIVDTDFAAETANLTQNQILQQAGTAILSQANQVPQAALTLLKG